In one Choloepus didactylus isolate mChoDid1 chromosome 1, mChoDid1.pri, whole genome shotgun sequence genomic region, the following are encoded:
- the LXN gene encoding latexin has translation MEIPPTHFPAARAASVAENCINYQQGTPHKVFLVKTVKQASMEDIPGRGHKYCLKFSVEEIIQKQVTVNCTAEVLYPLVGQDTVPEVNFTFEGEIGKNPDEEDNTFYERLKSMKKPLEAQNIPDSFGNVSPEMKPIRHLAWVACGYIVWQNSTENTWYKMMKIQSVKQVQRNDDFIELDYTILLHDIASQEIIPWQMQVLWHPQYGTKVKHNSRLPKEAFME, from the exons ATGGAAATCCCACCGACCCACTTCCCAGCCGCCAGGGCGGCCTCAGTGGCGGAGAACTGCATAAACTACCAGCAGGGGACCCCCCACAAAGTGTTTCTGGTGAAGACTGTCAAACAAGCCAGCATGGAG gATATTCCAGGAAGAGGACATAAATATTGCCTTAAATTTTCTGTGGAAGAAATTATCCAAAAA CAAGTAACAGTGAACTGCACAGCTGAAGTACTTTACCCTCTGGTGGGACAAGATACTGTACCAGAAGTCAACTtcacatttgaaggagaaattggaaagaacCCAGATGAAGAAgataatacattttatgaaagGCTCAAGTCTATGAAGAAACCACTAGAAGCACAAAATATTCCAG ACAGTTTTGGAAATGTATCTCCAGAAATGAAGCCAATTCGACATTTAGCCTGGGTTGCCTGTGGTTATATAGTATGGCAGAATTCTACTGAAAATACTTggtataaaatgatgaaaattcaATCTGTCAAGCAAGTG CAAAGAAATGATGACTTTATTGAATTagactacaccattctacttcatGACATTGCATCTCAG GAGATAATTCCTTGGCAAATGCAAGTTCTCTGGCATCCGCAATATGGTACTAAAGTAAAACATAATAGCCGTCTGCCAAAGGAAGCATTCATGGAATAA